In the genome of Equus asinus isolate D_3611 breed Donkey chromosome 9, EquAss-T2T_v2, whole genome shotgun sequence, one region contains:
- the REEP2 gene encoding receptor expression-enhancing protein 2 isoform X1, with protein sequence MVSWIISRLVVLIFGTLYPAYSSYKAVKTKNVKEYVKWMMYWIVFAFFTTAETLTDIVLSWFPFYFELKIAFVIWLLSPYTKGSSVLYRKFVHPTLSNKEKEIDEYITQARDKSYETMMRVGKRGLNLAANAAVTAAAKGQGVLSEKLRSFSMQDLTLIRDEDALPLQGPEGRLRPSPGSLLDTIEDLGDDAALNLRSSTSQADPRTETSEDDMGDKAPKRVKSIKKVPKAEPLASKTLKTRPKKKTSGGGDSA encoded by the exons aTGGTGTCCTGGATCATCTCTCGCTTGGTGGT GCTCATCTTTGGCACCTTGTACCCAGCGTATTCGTCCTACAAGGCCGTGAAGACAAAAAACGTGAAGGAATAT GTGAAATGGATGATGTACTGGATCGTCTTTGCCTTCTTCACCACGGCTGAGACACTCACGGATATCGTGCTTTCCTG GTTCCCATTCTACTTTGAGCTCAAGATCGCCTTCGTGATTTGGCTGCTGTCCCCTTACACCAAGGGCTCCAGTGTGCTCTACCGCAAGTTCGTGCACCCGACACTGTCCAACAAGGAGAAG GAGATTGACGAGTACATCACACAGGCCCGAGACAAGAGCTATGAGACCATGATGAGAGTGGGCAAGAGAGGCCTGAACCTGGCCGCCAATGCGGCAGTCACGGCTGCTGCCAAG GGCCAGGGGGTGCTGTCAGAGAAGCTCCGAAGCTTCAGCATGCAGGACCTGACCCTGATCCGGGACGAGGATGCACTGCCCCTGCAGGGACCTGAAGGCCGCCTTCGACCCAGCCCCGGCAGCCTCCTGGACACCATTGAGGACTTAG GAGATGATGCTGCCCTGAATTTAAGGTCTAGCACAAGCCAGGCAGATCCTCGGACAGAGACCTCTGAGGATGACATGGGGGACAAGGCCCCTAAGAGGGTCAAATCCATCAAAAAAGTGCCCAAAGCAGAG cCACTGGCTTCCAAGACGCTGAAGACCCGGCCCAAGAAGAAGACCTCTGGCGGGGGCGACTCGGCTTGA
- the REEP2 gene encoding receptor expression-enhancing protein 2 isoform X2: MVSWIISRLVVLIFGTLYPAYSSYKAVKTKNVKEYVKWMMYWIVFAFFTTAETLTDIVLSWFPFYFELKIAFVIWLLSPYTKGSSVLYRKFVHPTLSNKEKEIDEYITQARDKSYETMMRVGKRGLNLAANAAVTAAAKGVLSEKLRSFSMQDLTLIRDEDALPLQGPEGRLRPSPGSLLDTIEDLGDDAALNLRSSTSQADPRTETSEDDMGDKAPKRVKSIKKVPKAEPLASKTLKTRPKKKTSGGGDSA, encoded by the exons aTGGTGTCCTGGATCATCTCTCGCTTGGTGGT GCTCATCTTTGGCACCTTGTACCCAGCGTATTCGTCCTACAAGGCCGTGAAGACAAAAAACGTGAAGGAATAT GTGAAATGGATGATGTACTGGATCGTCTTTGCCTTCTTCACCACGGCTGAGACACTCACGGATATCGTGCTTTCCTG GTTCCCATTCTACTTTGAGCTCAAGATCGCCTTCGTGATTTGGCTGCTGTCCCCTTACACCAAGGGCTCCAGTGTGCTCTACCGCAAGTTCGTGCACCCGACACTGTCCAACAAGGAGAAG GAGATTGACGAGTACATCACACAGGCCCGAGACAAGAGCTATGAGACCATGATGAGAGTGGGCAAGAGAGGCCTGAACCTGGCCGCCAATGCGGCAGTCACGGCTGCTGCCAAG GGGGTGCTGTCAGAGAAGCTCCGAAGCTTCAGCATGCAGGACCTGACCCTGATCCGGGACGAGGATGCACTGCCCCTGCAGGGACCTGAAGGCCGCCTTCGACCCAGCCCCGGCAGCCTCCTGGACACCATTGAGGACTTAG GAGATGATGCTGCCCTGAATTTAAGGTCTAGCACAAGCCAGGCAGATCCTCGGACAGAGACCTCTGAGGATGACATGGGGGACAAGGCCCCTAAGAGGGTCAAATCCATCAAAAAAGTGCCCAAAGCAGAG cCACTGGCTTCCAAGACGCTGAAGACCCGGCCCAAGAAGAAGACCTCTGGCGGGGGCGACTCGGCTTGA